One part of the Streptomyces sp. NBC_00286 genome encodes these proteins:
- a CDS encoding SchA/CurD-like domain-containing protein: MERYAISFRVKPGTEAVVKDLLANYTPPEWVTPDGARLLGTSIFMKDGLVVRMMEIDGSLPRVMAHLARQPAIQELERKLDEFLVEPRDMSSPAGARAFFQKAMMEHVTTRVAVFEQDA; encoded by the coding sequence ATGGAGCGTTACGCGATCAGCTTCCGGGTCAAGCCAGGCACCGAGGCCGTGGTCAAGGACCTGCTCGCCAACTACACGCCGCCGGAGTGGGTCACGCCCGACGGGGCGCGGCTGCTCGGTACCTCGATCTTCATGAAGGACGGCCTGGTCGTCCGCATGATGGAGATCGACGGCAGCCTTCCCAGGGTGATGGCGCACCTGGCCAGGCAGCCCGCCATCCAGGAACTGGAGCGCAAGCTCGACGAGTTCCTGGTCGAGCCCCGCGACATGAGCTCGCCGGCCGGGGCCAGGGCGTTCTTCCAGAAGGCGATGATGGAGCACGTCACCACCCGGGTCGCCGTCTTCGAGCAGGACGCGTGA
- a CDS encoding FAD-dependent oxidoreductase gives MADDRDEVIVMGGGIAGLTTVLALRAAGIPAKAYERAPALGAAAAGNGLVVWHNAVLALRTIGLDKHLDAIGAELRRYRFRSRRSGTLADWSIEQGARRYGAPAYTVSRPALHGMLTDLVGDDLVLGARCTDFTEDTDGVTVRFEDGRTIRGPLLIGADGLRSTVRRRLMPYEPPPRYAGMTACQGIVDLPLDQVPAGVFVNTFGEGSFFVHYRLDDNAVYWDAVLSDRIGRDLGRTATSLGLGVREALLREFGPWPDPVPALIEATAEPEILPVDIFDRDPVPRWSTDRVTLVGDAAQPMTFNLGQGANQAIEGAVVLAQCLSGTPVDDVPAALAEYERRRRDRAVRIARRSRANGVLSRWQNPAVCLLRDAFMRVAFDRLVYRKTYELTMDTDLVPGPQTAA, from the coding sequence ATGGCCGACGACCGCGACGAGGTCATCGTCATGGGCGGTGGAATCGCCGGGCTGACCACCGTGTTGGCCCTGCGAGCCGCCGGCATCCCCGCGAAGGCGTACGAACGGGCCCCGGCGCTGGGCGCGGCGGCGGCCGGCAACGGTCTGGTCGTCTGGCACAACGCGGTGCTCGCGCTGCGCACCATCGGCCTGGACAAACACCTGGACGCCATCGGGGCCGAACTCCGCCGCTACCGGTTCCGGTCCCGGCGCAGCGGCACTCTCGCCGACTGGTCCATCGAGCAGGGTGCCCGTCGGTACGGTGCCCCGGCCTATACCGTGAGCCGTCCCGCTCTGCACGGCATGCTCACCGACCTGGTCGGCGACGACCTGGTGCTCGGCGCCAGGTGTACGGACTTCACCGAGGACACCGACGGGGTGACGGTGCGGTTCGAGGACGGCCGTACGATCCGCGGCCCGCTGCTCATAGGGGCCGACGGCCTGCGCTCAACGGTCCGGCGCCGCCTGATGCCGTACGAGCCACCGCCCCGCTACGCGGGAATGACGGCCTGTCAGGGGATTGTCGACCTGCCTCTCGACCAGGTTCCTGCCGGAGTGTTCGTCAACACCTTCGGAGAGGGAAGTTTCTTCGTCCACTACCGCCTCGACGACAACGCGGTCTACTGGGACGCCGTTCTCAGCGACCGCATCGGACGCGACCTGGGCCGGACGGCCACCTCCCTCGGACTCGGCGTCCGGGAAGCTCTGCTACGGGAGTTCGGCCCCTGGCCGGACCCCGTACCGGCTCTGATCGAAGCCACCGCGGAACCCGAGATCCTGCCCGTGGACATCTTCGACCGGGACCCGGTACCCCGCTGGAGCACCGACCGCGTCACGCTGGTCGGCGACGCCGCGCAGCCGATGACCTTCAACCTCGGCCAGGGGGCCAACCAGGCCATCGAAGGAGCGGTCGTTCTCGCCCAGTGCCTGTCCGGCACACCCGTCGACGACGTGCCCGCCGCGCTTGCCGAATATGAGCGACGCCGCAGGGACCGCGCCGTACGCATCGCCCGCCGCTCCAGGGCCAACGGAGTGCTCAGCCGCTGGCAGAACCCGGCCGTGTGCCTGCTGCGCGACGCCTTCATGCGGGTGGCCTTCGACCGGCTGGTGTACCGCAAGACCTACGAACTCACCATGGACACCGACCTGGTCCCAGGACCACAGACGGCGGCGTGA
- a CDS encoding SAM-dependent methyltransferase, giving the protein MTTQVRPTSGVSRTAVIIAQARATEDARPDRLFTDPYAQSFVDAVGWIQVAEAGRLNQGHFVLRTRFFDDYFRGAAQAGCRQAVLVAAGLDTRAFRLDWPDGFRLFEIDLPGLMAFKEAVLGVRQARPACDRTAVRADLRDDWPAALLTAGFDPQQPTAWLVEGLMMYLEPADNDLLLDRIGSLSAPGSRLAIEHINQAYTELPQMRAVHERLRKVGAAWRSTVEDPRSWLGRHGWAATVVPQTELAARHGRPVPELTDPERVGAARMWLVEAVRTDEAESAAPADQVSEGEQTDRAGALRAAAGG; this is encoded by the coding sequence ATGACCACCCAAGTCCGCCCCACCAGTGGGGTCAGCCGGACCGCCGTCATCATCGCGCAGGCTCGGGCGACCGAGGACGCCCGGCCCGACCGGCTGTTCACCGACCCGTACGCGCAGTCCTTCGTCGATGCCGTCGGATGGATCCAGGTCGCCGAGGCGGGCCGCCTCAACCAAGGACACTTCGTCCTGCGCACCCGCTTCTTCGACGACTACTTCCGGGGCGCCGCGCAGGCCGGCTGCCGTCAGGCCGTCCTGGTCGCGGCGGGCCTGGACACCCGGGCCTTCCGCCTCGACTGGCCGGACGGCTTCCGGCTCTTCGAGATCGATCTGCCCGGACTGATGGCCTTCAAGGAGGCCGTACTGGGAGTGCGCCAGGCCCGCCCGGCCTGCGACCGGACAGCGGTACGGGCCGACCTCCGCGACGACTGGCCCGCCGCGCTGCTCACCGCCGGTTTCGATCCGCAGCAGCCGACCGCCTGGCTGGTCGAGGGCCTGATGATGTATCTGGAACCGGCCGACAACGACCTTCTGCTCGACCGCATCGGATCGCTCTCGGCTCCGGGCAGCCGACTGGCGATCGAGCACATCAACCAGGCTTACACCGAACTTCCGCAGATGAGGGCGGTGCACGAGCGGCTGCGCAAGGTCGGCGCCGCATGGCGCTCCACGGTCGAGGACCCCCGCTCGTGGCTCGGCCGGCACGGGTGGGCCGCGACCGTGGTACCGCAGACCGAACTCGCCGCCCGGCACGGGCGTCCGGTCCCCGAGCTGACCGACCCGGAACGTGTCGGTGCCGCCCGGATGTGGCTGGTCGAGGCGGTCCGAACCGACGAGGCGGAGAGCGCCGCCCCCGCCGACCAGGTCAGTGAAGGGGAACAGACCGACCGGGCCGGCGCGCTGCGCGCCGCGGCAGGAGGCTGA
- a CDS encoding carbohydrate kinase family protein, which translates to MRIAVTGSIATDHLMTFPGRITELLIPDRLHTLSLSFLVDSLEMRRGGAAANIAFGLGLLGLDPLLVGAVGGDFADYEIWLKEHGVDTSGVRVSTRQPTARFVCMTDQDSNQIASFHPGAMAEARDIDLRQLLTGDQDIGLVVVSPDDPEAMRLHTEQCRELGVPFAADPSRQLALLTGAEVRDLVHGARWLFTNEYESALLLKRTGWCGQEVLDRVGAWVTTLGPGGVRIESADGRSTTVPTVPGVPVADPTGVGDAFRAGFLAACGWGHPPAVAARLGCVLAAESLGGLGSQDYELTPRRLLTTLASAYDHRTAQGLVRDLRHVGRTRTTDDRRGMADARRASAVATSS; encoded by the coding sequence ATGCGTATCGCCGTCACCGGGTCCATCGCCACCGACCACTTGATGACCTTTCCCGGCCGTATTACAGAGCTGCTGATCCCTGACCGGCTGCACACGCTGTCACTGTCGTTTCTCGTCGACAGCCTCGAGATGCGCCGTGGCGGGGCCGCGGCCAACATCGCCTTCGGGCTCGGCCTGCTCGGCCTGGATCCCCTGCTGGTCGGCGCAGTGGGAGGCGACTTCGCCGACTACGAGATCTGGCTGAAGGAACACGGCGTCGACACCTCCGGAGTGCGGGTGTCGACCCGGCAGCCAACAGCCCGCTTCGTCTGTATGACGGACCAGGACTCCAACCAGATCGCCTCCTTCCATCCCGGCGCTATGGCCGAGGCACGCGACATCGACCTCCGGCAGCTCCTGACAGGAGATCAGGACATCGGCCTTGTCGTCGTCTCGCCCGATGACCCCGAAGCCATGCGGCTCCACACCGAGCAGTGCCGGGAACTCGGCGTGCCCTTCGCCGCGGATCCGTCCCGGCAACTCGCCCTCCTGACCGGCGCCGAAGTGCGTGACCTCGTACACGGCGCCCGCTGGCTCTTCACCAACGAGTACGAATCCGCCCTCCTTCTGAAGCGCACCGGATGGTGCGGCCAAGAGGTGCTCGACCGGGTCGGCGCGTGGGTCACCACCCTCGGCCCGGGCGGCGTCCGCATCGAGAGCGCCGATGGGCGCAGCACTACGGTGCCCACCGTCCCCGGAGTGCCGGTGGCGGATCCCACGGGTGTGGGCGACGCCTTTCGCGCGGGGTTCCTGGCCGCCTGTGGCTGGGGTCATCCCCCCGCCGTCGCAGCGCGCCTGGGATGCGTGCTGGCGGCCGAGTCGCTGGGCGGCCTCGGATCGCAGGACTACGAACTCACGCCGCGGCGGCTGCTCACCACCCTGGCCTCCGCCTACGACCACCGGACGGCGCAAGGGCTCGTACGGGATCTGCGGCACGTCGGACGGACGCGGACGACGGACGACCGCCGGGGCATGGCCGACGCTCGTCGGGCGTCGGCCGTGGCGACATCGAGTTGA
- a CDS encoding acyltransferase family protein: MDTPSSLLSEQSRSPAPAAHRLAWLDNLRIALTILVVVHHAAQPYGPADWWYVEGQPRTRALATLSAVDGAFFMSLFFFASAVFVPGSYDRKGPRRFLTGRLLRLGVPLLVGALTIVPALMYAYYVHYRGYPPISFPRYFTDVYLGLGDKPADWSGPSWPDLQFGHLWFIQNLLAYSVLYVLCRQTARLLKSRSGRPRRECRGMPVPGHRALLALTAAIAAATFAIRLRYPLDTWVPFLDFLQIEPARLPQYAAFFTLGVLAHRHGWLERFDARTGWVWLTGGLAGVALLFALGADAPCFGPGGLDAPSALWAVYDSALCVALGVGLLTLFRETVTACGHFSRELAADSYAVYIIHLPLAVTLQYYLVGRGLTGAAAWGAVSVAAVLSAFLLAAVLRRLPGLRRVL; this comes from the coding sequence ATGGACACTCCCTCTTCCTTACTTTCCGAGCAGTCGCGTTCACCAGCCCCGGCGGCCCACCGCCTCGCCTGGCTGGACAACCTCCGCATCGCCCTGACCATCCTGGTCGTCGTCCACCACGCCGCCCAGCCCTACGGCCCCGCCGACTGGTGGTACGTCGAAGGCCAGCCGCGCACCCGCGCCCTTGCGACGCTGTCCGCGGTCGACGGGGCGTTCTTCATGAGCCTGTTCTTCTTCGCATCAGCGGTCTTCGTGCCCGGCTCGTACGACCGCAAGGGCCCCCGCCGCTTCCTGACGGGCCGTCTGCTGCGTCTCGGGGTGCCGCTGCTCGTCGGTGCGCTGACGATCGTGCCGGCCTTGATGTACGCGTACTACGTCCACTACCGCGGTTACCCGCCGATCTCCTTCCCCCGCTATTTCACCGACGTGTACCTGGGGTTGGGCGACAAGCCCGCGGACTGGTCCGGCCCGTCCTGGCCCGACCTGCAGTTCGGCCACCTGTGGTTCATCCAGAACCTGCTCGCCTACAGCGTGCTGTACGTCCTGTGCCGCCAGACGGCCCGGCTCCTGAAGAGCCGATCGGGCCGCCCGCGCCGTGAGTGTCGCGGGATGCCGGTCCCGGGCCACCGGGCCCTGCTCGCTCTCACCGCCGCGATCGCCGCCGCCACCTTCGCCATCCGCCTGCGCTACCCGCTGGACACCTGGGTCCCGTTCCTGGACTTCCTCCAGATTGAACCCGCCCGACTCCCGCAGTACGCCGCCTTCTTCACCCTCGGCGTCCTCGCCCACCGCCACGGCTGGCTCGAACGCTTCGATGCCCGCACCGGCTGGGTGTGGCTGACCGGCGGACTCGCGGGAGTGGCGTTGCTGTTCGCCCTCGGTGCGGACGCGCCCTGCTTCGGTCCCGGCGGGCTCGATGCCCCCTCCGCACTGTGGGCGGTGTACGACAGCGCCCTGTGCGTGGCGCTGGGCGTCGGCCTGCTCACCCTGTTCCGCGAAACGGTCACAGCATGCGGCCACTTCTCGCGGGAGCTGGCCGCCGACTCGTACGCCGTCTACATCATCCATCTGCCGCTCGCGGTGACTCTGCAGTACTACCTCGTGGGGCGGGGCCTGACCGGGGCGGCAGCGTGGGGTGCGGTGTCCGTCGCCGCGGTACTGTCCGCCTTCCTGCTCGCTGCCGTGCTGCGCCGACTGCCGGGATTGCGGCGGGTGCTGTGA
- a CDS encoding TetR/AcrR family transcriptional regulator — MRAVAKSDLTGRARLREAALELFAENGFEATSTRAVAAAAGLSPALVTRHFGSKQGLRAAVDEYVLDRITEQLRDLDPDKGLMASLGEVSARVFGADPVLRGYLRHALLEDSEASAALFSRLLSGARAELKRLSAVYGEHGPDAEWAPFQMLSLILGPLLLERVMQPNLDEPMFAPEVLARRSAANQQLLLRGYYGFLEGADGG, encoded by the coding sequence ATGCGGGCGGTGGCGAAGAGCGATCTGACGGGGCGGGCACGGCTGCGCGAGGCGGCCCTGGAGCTGTTCGCCGAGAACGGTTTCGAGGCGACCTCGACACGGGCGGTGGCGGCCGCAGCCGGGCTGTCACCGGCGCTGGTGACCCGCCACTTCGGCTCCAAGCAGGGCCTGCGGGCGGCCGTCGACGAGTACGTGCTGGACCGCATCACCGAGCAACTGAGGGACCTGGACCCTGACAAGGGGCTGATGGCTTCCCTCGGCGAGGTGTCCGCCCGGGTCTTCGGAGCGGATCCGGTCCTGCGCGGCTACCTGCGGCACGCACTGCTGGAGGACAGCGAGGCGAGCGCGGCCCTCTTCAGCCGCCTGTTGTCCGGCGCCCGCGCGGAACTGAAGCGACTGTCCGCGGTCTACGGAGAGCACGGCCCCGACGCGGAGTGGGCTCCGTTCCAGATGCTCTCCCTGATCCTCGGCCCCCTCTTGCTGGAACGCGTCATGCAGCCCAACCTCGACGAGCCGATGTTCGCCCCCGAGGTCCTGGCCCGCCGCAGCGCGGCCAACCAGCAACTCCTGCTGCGCGGCTACTACGGCTTCCTCGAGGGCGCGGACGGGGGCTAG
- a CDS encoding hemolysin family protein yields MSFPMALFVTVLLLIGSGFFVAAEFALVASKRHRMEKAAAEGQRGAKAALAGMRELSLMLAGAQLGITVCTLGLGSLSKPAISHELDPLLEKLGLPSGVSYGIAFAVAMIIVVFLHMVAGEMAPKSWAIAHPERSAMLLTPPFRGLVRLVRPLISVLNTVSNALVRLCRVTPRDELTSVHNREQLTHLVAESERLGLITKDDSELITSSLTEPQTPVGDLRIPADQITSVPAQAGVDDVLATAAAHDRSRLLVRDGSLVVGSVHARDALIARARGRAVTARELARPVPELAAHDTVGHAIEQLRRHRASLAVVSDESGRLTGMVTLDDLLARLLDP; encoded by the coding sequence ATGAGTTTCCCGATGGCGCTCTTCGTCACCGTGCTGCTGCTGATCGGCAGCGGGTTCTTCGTCGCCGCCGAGTTCGCCCTGGTCGCCTCCAAGCGGCACCGCATGGAAAAGGCGGCGGCGGAGGGGCAGCGCGGTGCCAAGGCGGCTCTCGCCGGGATGCGTGAACTGTCGCTGATGCTCGCCGGCGCCCAGCTCGGCATCACCGTCTGCACGCTGGGCCTGGGCTCGCTCTCCAAGCCCGCGATCTCCCACGAACTCGACCCGCTGCTGGAGAAGTTGGGCCTGCCGAGTGGCGTGAGTTACGGCATCGCGTTCGCCGTCGCGATGATCATCGTGGTGTTCCTGCACATGGTGGCCGGCGAGATGGCGCCCAAGTCCTGGGCGATCGCCCACCCCGAGCGTTCCGCGATGCTGCTGACCCCGCCCTTCCGGGGCCTGGTGAGGCTCGTACGCCCCCTCATCTCTGTGCTCAACACGGTGAGCAACGCCCTCGTGCGGCTGTGCCGGGTGACCCCGCGCGACGAACTCACCTCGGTCCACAACCGCGAGCAACTCACCCACCTGGTAGCCGAGTCCGAGCGGCTCGGCCTGATCACCAAGGACGACTCCGAGCTGATCACCAGCTCGCTCACCGAGCCCCAGACCCCGGTCGGCGACCTCCGGATACCCGCGGACCAGATCACCTCCGTGCCGGCGCAGGCGGGCGTCGACGACGTCCTCGCCACGGCGGCCGCGCACGACCGCAGCCGCCTGCTGGTGCGCGACGGGTCTCTGGTCGTCGGCTCCGTCCACGCGCGCGACGCGCTGATCGCCCGCGCCCGCGGCCGGGCCGTCACCGCCCGCGAACTCGCCCGCCCGGTACCGGAACTGGCCGCACACGACACCGTCGGCCACGCCATCGAGCAGCTGCGCCGACACCGCGCCTCCCTCGCCGTCGTCTCCGACGAAAGCGGACGGCTCACCGGCATGGTCACCCTCGACGACCTGCTGGCCCGCCTTTTGGACCCATAG
- a CDS encoding hemolysin family protein has translation MSAALGLLAVLVLTVGTGYFVAQEFAYVAADRLALAREAEAGDKRAARAVKVLERLSFMLSGAQLGITVTGLVVGFLAEPSVSALLRPVLTGIGVPDGAVSGISVVLAFVLATVLQMVIGELAPKNLALAVPDRLAKSLAASTLGYLKIVGPVVHLFDSAANKLVRKVGIEPVEELHHGATLEELSHLIGESHEQGELPPRTAQLLDHALEFNERTLDEVMVPRADVAFVRKDASAAETVELIAQHGHSNYPVLDDHPDNVIGVIGVRELTPLSADHFHGGLAPTAGGLAPTAGDLARIPLLLPDTLQLPDAVDQMRERDDEFAVVLDEHGGVAGIVTYEDIAEELVGDIADESDQVVELAVPDGDAWLVDAGRRLDEVAEATGIELPEEEDYDTVAGLIVDRLGRFPAIGDRVTVDLPDGGRAVIDVRTLDRHVPERVRLRQLAQSREEEQA, from the coding sequence GTGAGTGCCGCACTGGGCCTGCTGGCCGTTCTCGTCCTGACCGTCGGCACCGGTTACTTCGTCGCCCAGGAATTCGCCTACGTCGCCGCCGACCGGCTCGCCCTCGCCCGTGAGGCCGAAGCGGGCGACAAGCGCGCCGCCCGCGCCGTAAAGGTGCTGGAGCGGCTGTCGTTCATGCTGTCCGGCGCCCAGCTCGGCATCACCGTCACCGGCCTGGTCGTCGGCTTCCTCGCCGAGCCGTCCGTGTCCGCGCTGCTCAGGCCCGTCCTGACGGGCATCGGCGTTCCCGACGGCGCCGTCTCCGGGATCTCGGTCGTCCTGGCCTTCGTCCTGGCGACCGTTCTGCAGATGGTGATCGGCGAGCTGGCGCCGAAGAACCTCGCGCTCGCCGTGCCGGACCGGCTGGCCAAGTCGCTGGCCGCCTCCACCCTCGGGTACCTGAAGATCGTCGGCCCGGTGGTGCACCTCTTCGACAGTGCGGCGAACAAGCTGGTCCGCAAGGTCGGCATCGAGCCGGTGGAGGAGCTGCACCACGGCGCCACCCTGGAGGAGCTCAGCCATCTCATCGGCGAGTCCCACGAGCAGGGTGAGCTGCCGCCCCGCACTGCCCAACTCCTCGACCATGCCCTGGAGTTCAACGAGCGGACGCTGGACGAGGTGATGGTGCCGCGCGCGGACGTGGCCTTCGTACGCAAGGACGCCTCCGCCGCCGAGACGGTGGAGCTGATCGCCCAGCACGGCCACTCCAACTACCCCGTCCTCGACGACCACCCCGACAACGTGATCGGCGTGATCGGTGTACGCGAGCTGACGCCCCTGTCCGCGGACCACTTCCACGGTGGCCTCGCCCCGACTGCCGGTGGCCTGGCCCCGACTGCCGGTGACCTGGCCCGGATCCCGCTGCTGCTGCCCGACACGCTGCAACTGCCCGATGCGGTGGACCAGATGCGCGAGCGCGACGACGAGTTCGCCGTCGTGCTGGACGAGCACGGCGGCGTGGCCGGCATCGTCACGTACGAGGACATCGCCGAGGAACTGGTCGGCGACATCGCCGACGAGTCCGACCAGGTCGTGGAACTCGCCGTGCCCGACGGGGACGCCTGGCTGGTGGACGCCGGCCGCCGCCTTGACGAGGTCGCCGAGGCGACCGGCATCGAGCTGCCCGAGGAGGAGGACTACGACACCGTGGCCGGCCTGATCGTGGACCGGCTCGGACGCTTCCCGGCCATCGGCGACCGCGTCACCGTCGATCTGCCCGACGGCGGCCGTGCGGTGATCGACGTACGCACGCTCGACCGTCACGTCCCCGAGCGCGTACGGCTGCGGCAGCTGGCGCAGAGCCGTGAGGAGGAGCAGGCATGA
- a CDS encoding TetR/AcrR family transcriptional regulator, protein MATRRKEQAAQTEAALKEAARRVFDRQGYLATKITDITAEAGRAAGSFYSHFKSKDELLEALLLDWLAQPQQEQPEPGPADLSQRTVLRERVVAAYWRVYTAHRPEIRALHQAAMVNADFAQRLMQIRHAQLGLMRANLQQIADAGHTLPGDPAVVASAVNAMLEQFCHIWIIQGGEPIGRELEADEAIDTLTDLILRGITEPKQPES, encoded by the coding sequence ATGGCCACCCGTCGCAAGGAGCAGGCCGCCCAGACCGAGGCAGCGCTGAAGGAGGCCGCCCGGCGCGTCTTTGACCGGCAGGGCTACCTCGCCACCAAGATCACCGACATCACGGCGGAGGCGGGCCGCGCGGCGGGCTCCTTCTACAGCCACTTCAAGAGCAAGGACGAGCTGCTGGAGGCGCTCCTGCTGGACTGGCTCGCTCAGCCGCAGCAGGAGCAGCCCGAGCCCGGTCCGGCCGATCTGTCACAGCGGACCGTGCTGCGCGAGCGGGTGGTGGCCGCGTACTGGCGTGTCTATACCGCGCACCGGCCGGAAATCCGTGCGCTCCACCAGGCCGCCATGGTCAACGCGGACTTCGCGCAGCGGCTCATGCAGATCCGGCACGCCCAGCTGGGCCTCATGCGTGCGAACCTGCAGCAGATCGCCGATGCCGGCCACACCCTGCCCGGTGACCCGGCGGTCGTGGCCTCCGCGGTGAACGCGATGCTGGAGCAGTTCTGCCACATCTGGATCATCCAAGGTGGCGAACCGATCGGCAGAGAGCTTGAGGCCGATGAGGCCATCGACACCCTCACCGACCTGATCCTGCGTGGCATCACGGAGCCGAAGCAGCCGGAGTCCTGA
- a CDS encoding alpha/beta hydrolase family protein, which produces MRKPSNRLSRIALTALLGAGLLISTPVVAADGHGDDQPRMTASSRSPERRGALVAAEHIQRLSARQVATTLKEAGFDARDARHGIDAYRLVYRTVDASGRPTTASGLVVLPRGGSETRLRTVSYAHGTIWNRHDAPSVKAGTTERAAALAFATTGAAALAPDYLGLGLGPGNHPYMHAKTEASASLDLLRAGRTFAFTHGRVLDRRVQVSGFSQGGHAAMALARELAEGADRSLKLGAVAPISGPYDMGGVQLPAMLGGRLDPYEATLGVAQWTVAWNAVYRFYADPSEAFQAPYDQIVEKLFDGEHTLDEIFAELPGTPQELLTPQFIQRLAHPTGTVAEAFRENDATCAFGLRAPARLYAAAGDPSNLPINTERCRDALRRHGGNASIVDLGDIDHVTSEQHAVPAVARWFATRP; this is translated from the coding sequence GTGCGCAAGCCCTCGAACCGCCTGTCCCGCATCGCCCTGACCGCCCTACTCGGCGCCGGACTACTGATCAGCACGCCGGTCGTCGCTGCTGACGGTCACGGCGACGACCAGCCGCGCATGACGGCGAGCAGCCGCAGCCCCGAGCGGCGCGGCGCCCTGGTGGCGGCCGAGCACATCCAGCGCCTGTCGGCCAGGCAGGTCGCGACCACGCTTAAGGAGGCAGGGTTCGACGCCCGAGACGCCCGGCACGGCATCGACGCGTACCGGCTCGTGTACCGCACCGTCGACGCGTCCGGCCGGCCGACCACCGCCAGCGGCCTGGTCGTACTCCCCCGCGGCGGGTCCGAAACGCGGCTGCGCACCGTCTCCTACGCGCACGGCACGATCTGGAACCGGCATGACGCCCCGTCGGTCAAGGCGGGCACCACCGAGCGCGCCGCGGCCCTCGCCTTCGCCACCACCGGAGCCGCCGCACTCGCCCCCGACTACCTGGGCCTGGGCCTCGGCCCCGGCAATCACCCCTACATGCACGCGAAGACCGAGGCGAGCGCCTCACTGGACCTGCTGCGCGCAGGCCGCACCTTCGCCTTCACACACGGCCGGGTCCTCGACCGGCGCGTACAGGTCAGCGGCTTCTCGCAGGGCGGCCACGCGGCGATGGCCCTCGCCCGGGAGCTGGCAGAGGGCGCCGACCGGTCCCTCAAGCTCGGCGCCGTCGCGCCCATAAGCGGCCCGTACGACATGGGCGGGGTGCAACTGCCGGCCATGCTGGGCGGGCGGCTCGACCCCTACGAGGCCACGCTCGGCGTCGCGCAGTGGACCGTCGCCTGGAACGCCGTCTACCGCTTCTACGCCGACCCGTCCGAGGCGTTCCAAGCTCCGTACGACCAAATCGTCGAGAAGCTCTTCGACGGCGAGCACACCCTGGACGAGATCTTCGCCGAGCTGCCCGGCACCCCGCAGGAGCTGCTCACCCCGCAGTTCATCCAGCGGCTCGCCCATCCGACCGGGACCGTGGCCGAGGCATTCCGGGAGAACGACGCCACCTGCGCCTTCGGCCTCCGGGCGCCTGCCCGGCTCTATGCCGCCGCCGGCGACCCCTCGAACCTGCCCATCAACACCGAGCGCTGCCGGGATGCGTTGCGTCGCCACGGTGGGAACGCCTCGATAGTCGATCTGGGCGACATCGACCACGTGACCTCCGAGCAGCACGCGGTCCCGGCCGTCGCCCGCTGGTTCGCGACGCGCCCGTAA
- a CDS encoding hemolysin family protein, whose protein sequence is MTVLQLAIGALTLLTNAFFVGAEFALISVRRSQIEPRAQEGHKRARMTLWGLEHLSAMMATAQLGITVSSLVLGAVAEPAIAHLLEPAFETAHIPHALVHPVAFVIALTVATYLHMLFGEMVPKNIALAAPAQTALLLGPPLVALTRALRPVIFGINAFANALLKLLRVEPKDEVEAVFTDDQLARMVLDSSQAGLLSPEDGERLRDALELGTRPVGEILVPAQQMHTVDHAITPAELERTAARAGFSRFPVTGPDKALLGYLHIKDTLGIADRDQPFPRTALHPVTKVRIDTPLDDTLTALRADGSHLAAVTGETGTVLGFVTMEDVLTELVGPTPAAA, encoded by the coding sequence ATGACTGTTCTGCAACTGGCCATCGGCGCCTTGACGCTGCTGACCAACGCGTTCTTCGTCGGCGCCGAGTTCGCCCTGATCTCGGTGCGCCGCAGTCAGATCGAACCCCGCGCGCAGGAAGGCCACAAGCGCGCCCGGATGACGTTGTGGGGCCTGGAGCACCTCTCCGCGATGATGGCCACCGCCCAACTCGGTATCACCGTCTCCTCGCTGGTCCTCGGCGCGGTCGCCGAACCCGCCATCGCGCACCTGCTGGAGCCCGCCTTCGAGACGGCGCACATCCCGCACGCCCTCGTCCACCCGGTCGCCTTCGTCATCGCGCTCACCGTGGCGACGTATCTGCACATGCTGTTCGGCGAGATGGTCCCCAAGAACATCGCGCTCGCCGCGCCTGCGCAGACCGCGCTGCTGCTCGGCCCGCCGCTGGTCGCCCTCACCCGGGCTCTGCGGCCGGTGATCTTCGGCATCAACGCCTTCGCCAACGCCCTGCTGAAGCTCCTCAGGGTCGAACCGAAGGACGAGGTGGAGGCCGTCTTCACCGACGACCAGCTCGCCCGCATGGTGCTCGACTCCAGCCAGGCCGGACTGCTCTCACCGGAAGACGGCGAGCGTCTGCGCGACGCACTGGAGCTGGGTACCCGCCCCGTCGGCGAGATCCTGGTCCCGGCCCAGCAGATGCACACCGTCGACCACGCGATCACCCCGGCCGAACTGGAGCGGACGGCCGCCCGGGCGGGCTTCTCCCGCTTTCCCGTCACCGGCCCGGACAAGGCCCTGCTCGGCTACCTCCACATCAAGGACACCCTCGGCATCGCCGACCGGGACCAACCCTTCCCGCGCACGGCCCTGCACCCCGTCACCAAGGTCCGCATCGACACCCCGCTGGACGACACTCTCACCGCGCTGCGGGCCGACGGCAGCCACCTGGCCGCGGTCACCGGCGAGACGGGCACCGTGCTCGGCTTCGTCACCATGGAGGACGTCCTGACGGAACTGGTCGGCCCGACCCCGGCCGCCGCGTGA